One window of the Zea mays cultivar B73 chromosome 3, Zm-B73-REFERENCE-NAM-5.0, whole genome shotgun sequence genome contains the following:
- the LOC100274580 gene encoding Auxin-responsive protein IAA2 — MAWRGPLGAGEEALDSGLELSLGLPAYFARPSGLDAAREEPAEASAYAIQAASGSNVSKARVRPAGAAPVVGWPPVRSFRRNLAASSSRPSSGKHTRQEGSAKDGLFVKINMDGVPIGRKVDLTAYGGYADLSAAVGKLFRGLLAAQRDRAATAGGEEEEEGEGPVIGGDYTLVYEDDEGDRVLAGDVPWEMFVATAKRLRVLKSSDVPASSVTLGAGGPERSAADCCC; from the exons ATGGCGTGGCGCGGCCCGCTCGGAGCCGGAGAGGAGGCCCTGGACAGCGGCCTCGAGCTCAGCCTCGGCCTCCCGGCCTACTTCGCCCGGCCTTCAG GTTTGGACGCCGCCAGGGAGGAGCCCGCCGAGGCCTCTGCCTACGCTATCCAGGCCGCCAGTGGGAGCAATGTCTCCAAGGCAAg GGTCAGGCCAGCGGGCGCGGCGCCGGTGGTGGGGTGGCCGCCGGTGCGGTCGTTCCGGAGGAACCTGGCCGCCTCCTCCTCCAGGCCGTCGTCGGGGAAACACACCCGCCAGGAGGGCAGCGCCAAGGACGGCCTGTTCGTGAAGATCAACATGGACGGCGTGCCGATCGGGCGCAAGGTGGACCTCACGGCGTACGGCGGCTACGCCGACCTCTCCGCCGCCGTCGGCAAGCTCTTCCGCGGCCTGCTTGCCG CTCAGAGGGACCGAGCGGCCACGGCGGgtggcgaggaggaggaggagggggagggcccCGTGATCGGCGGCGACTACACGCTGGTGTACGAGGACGACGAGGGCGACAGGGTCCTTGCCGGCGACGTCCCCTGGGA GATGTTCGTGGCCACCGCCAAGAGGCTGCGCGTGCTCAAGAGCTCCGACGTGCCGGCCTCGTCGGTGACG CTGGGAGCTGGGGGCCCGGAGAGGTCTGCAGCCGACTGCTGCTGCTGA